Proteins encoded by one window of Desulfovibrio ferrophilus:
- a CDS encoding glycosyltransferase family 2 protein → MPNIKSISLVIPVFNEEANLPVLHKEISTALTGIKPSWEVIYINDASTDNSLAVIRDLAAKDEHVRYLSFRENRGQSAGFAAGFQHATGDVVVTLDADLQNDPADIPSMLAMYDAEGADMVIGWRTTRKDTAVKRLSSRIGNAARNWWTRETVHDTGCSLKVMRTEMARRMPMFKNMHRYLPTLMKMQKAKVMETPVNHRHRMHGESKYGTWDRLKAGLYDLIGVRWLLDRAIDYDIEDQK, encoded by the coding sequence ATGCCAAACATAAAGTCCATATCGCTGGTGATCCCCGTTTTCAACGAGGAAGCCAACCTACCGGTCCTGCATAAGGAAATCAGCACTGCCCTGACGGGAATCAAGCCCAGTTGGGAAGTGATCTATATCAACGACGCCAGCACGGATAACTCCCTGGCCGTCATCCGCGACCTCGCCGCCAAGGACGAGCACGTGCGCTATCTGTCCTTCAGGGAAAACCGGGGCCAATCCGCAGGATTCGCCGCAGGATTCCAGCATGCCACGGGGGACGTCGTCGTCACCCTGGACGCCGACCTCCAAAACGACCCCGCCGACATCCCGTCCATGCTCGCCATGTACGATGCCGAGGGAGCTGACATGGTCATTGGCTGGCGCACCACCCGCAAGGATACCGCCGTCAAACGCCTGTCCTCGCGCATCGGCAACGCCGCCCGCAACTGGTGGACCCGCGAGACCGTGCACGACACTGGCTGTTCGCTGAAGGTCATGCGCACCGAGATGGCCCGCCGGATGCCCATGTTCAAGAACATGCACCGTTATCTGCCCACGTTGATGAAGATGCAGAAGGCCAAGGTGATGGAGACTCCGGTCAATCACCGCCACCGCATGCACGGCGAAAGCAAATACGGCACTTGGGACCGCTTGAAGGCTGGCCTCTACGACCTGATTGGCGTGCGCTGGTTGCTGGACCGGGCCATCGATTACGACATCGAAGACCAGAAGTAA
- a CDS encoding PEP/pyruvate-binding domain-containing protein, whose product MINFFRRIFGRSTTNAVDEERLRAEFQSRYHHFRQLLRHDREAHECMMDIEEALRGEALFDMPFVRQLATRATESTSRIVADLMSLAPGRYDNLQTRFQTIQANISPHIEPRQPPKTGPLTVNLAEISRELADFVGPKMAYLGEAGAMPGIDIPQGFVISAESYRRFMSHRGLKQEIRQRIRTANLNGAKENEEVLFQLASSLQQLIIESPLPDDVAAAIMDGMDSLDDGQRLRVAMRSSGLGEDLAEAAFAGQYKTKLNVSRDEALLVYKVVVASKYGRQAMSYRWRKGIRDEDAAMCVGVMRMVDATAGGVAYSSGAMDPLDLNVSVHSTWGLPKTVVDGSADADLFRFDRCNPPTMLDRTIAHKDTLFACRPDEGTCSQEVESSRCDKPSLTNSKAKAIAALALRLDEHFGSPQDIEWALDAKGNIILLQTRTLLRPLAPIQDLWQAAEQDDAAPLGHVLLSGGNTASPGSTCGKVFRARSQADLLLFPEGDILLIRQALPSWAPLMHRARGVISEMGSAAGHLANVAREFDVPALFGLKGAYGSLEPGATITLDANTRKVYQGRIEGLHGCGPRSAETIRNSPVHASLRGAARHILPLHLLDPDSPEFRPRNCESLHDLVRFCHEKSVREMFSFGQDRQSPRTSAKQLYHDGAKQFWVLNLDDGYLKDEDERFIRLENIASIPMLALWEGINAVPWEGPPPVNARGLLSVMFEATANPALEPALASHYAQRNYFMVTRNFVSLQSRFGFHFCGVEALVGEQESDNYAEFQFQGGAAGRRRRILRTKLIADLLQERDFRVKLRGDALSARMEGFDRASMVRRLRALGYLIIHTRQLDMIMADPAEAQRRRKMLSGQLDKFFLD is encoded by the coding sequence ATGATCAATTTTTTTCGACGCATCTTCGGACGCAGCACGACAAACGCCGTGGATGAAGAGAGGTTGCGAGCCGAATTCCAATCTCGCTACCACCACTTCCGACAACTCCTGCGTCACGACCGTGAGGCGCACGAATGCATGATGGATATCGAGGAAGCACTGCGCGGTGAAGCCCTCTTCGATATGCCTTTCGTCCGCCAGCTCGCCACCCGTGCTACGGAATCCACCTCACGAATTGTCGCAGACCTGATGTCCCTTGCCCCAGGCCGCTACGACAACCTTCAGACCAGATTTCAGACCATCCAGGCCAATATCTCTCCACATATCGAACCCCGACAGCCCCCGAAAACAGGCCCTCTGACGGTAAACCTCGCCGAAATCAGTAGAGAACTGGCAGATTTCGTGGGCCCAAAGATGGCTTACCTCGGAGAAGCCGGGGCCATGCCTGGCATCGACATCCCGCAAGGCTTTGTCATCAGCGCCGAATCCTATCGCAGGTTCATGTCCCACCGTGGCTTGAAGCAGGAAATTCGACAGCGAATACGTACAGCCAACCTGAATGGAGCCAAGGAAAACGAGGAAGTCCTGTTCCAGTTGGCCTCCTCCCTTCAACAACTGATCATCGAGTCCCCCCTGCCCGATGATGTTGCCGCAGCCATCATGGACGGCATGGACAGCCTGGATGATGGTCAACGGCTGCGTGTGGCCATGCGTTCCAGTGGCCTTGGCGAGGACTTGGCCGAAGCCGCCTTTGCCGGACAATACAAAACAAAACTCAATGTCAGCCGTGACGAAGCACTGCTGGTCTATAAAGTGGTGGTGGCCTCCAAGTATGGCCGCCAGGCCATGAGCTACCGCTGGAGAAAGGGCATTCGTGACGAGGATGCCGCCATGTGCGTCGGAGTGATGCGCATGGTCGATGCCACGGCAGGAGGTGTTGCCTATTCCTCGGGCGCCATGGACCCTCTGGATTTAAACGTCTCGGTGCATTCGACCTGGGGTCTGCCCAAGACTGTTGTGGACGGTTCCGCCGATGCGGACCTGTTCCGCTTTGATCGGTGCAATCCTCCGACCATGCTGGACAGAACCATCGCCCACAAGGACACGTTGTTCGCCTGCCGCCCGGATGAAGGCACCTGTAGCCAGGAGGTGGAATCCTCACGTTGCGACAAGCCATCACTGACCAACAGCAAAGCCAAAGCAATCGCCGCACTGGCCCTGAGACTGGATGAGCATTTCGGTTCCCCGCAGGACATCGAATGGGCTCTGGATGCAAAGGGCAACATCATTCTGCTCCAGACACGCACTCTTTTGCGACCACTCGCCCCGATTCAGGATCTGTGGCAGGCGGCGGAACAGGACGACGCAGCACCTCTGGGCCACGTGCTGTTGTCCGGAGGCAACACGGCCTCCCCCGGCTCAACCTGCGGCAAGGTCTTCCGTGCCCGTTCCCAGGCCGATCTGCTGCTGTTCCCGGAAGGTGATATCCTGTTGATCCGGCAGGCTCTGCCCTCATGGGCACCTCTGATGCACCGGGCACGTGGAGTGATCTCGGAGATGGGCAGCGCGGCAGGACACCTCGCCAATGTTGCTCGGGAATTTGATGTCCCCGCCCTGTTCGGGCTCAAAGGGGCATACGGTTCACTGGAACCGGGAGCAACAATCACCCTCGATGCCAACACCCGCAAGGTCTATCAGGGGCGGATTGAAGGCCTACATGGATGTGGCCCCCGCAGCGCAGAGACCATCCGAAACAGCCCTGTACACGCCTCGCTCAGGGGCGCAGCGAGGCATATTCTGCCCCTGCACCTGCTGGACCCGGACTCACCTGAATTTCGGCCCAGAAACTGTGAGAGCCTGCACGATCTCGTACGCTTCTGCCACGAGAAATCCGTGCGCGAGATGTTCTCATTCGGGCAGGACAGGCAGTCACCCCGCACATCGGCCAAGCAACTGTACCACGACGGAGCCAAGCAATTCTGGGTGCTCAACCTGGACGATGGCTATTTGAAAGACGAGGACGAACGGTTCATCCGGCTGGAGAACATCGCCTCTATCCCCATGTTGGCCCTGTGGGAGGGAATAAATGCCGTCCCTTGGGAAGGGCCACCGCCCGTCAACGCCAGGGGATTACTATCCGTGATGTTCGAGGCCACGGCCAATCCGGCTCTGGAGCCTGCTCTGGCGTCCCACTACGCCCAGCGGAACTATTTCATGGTCACCAGAAATTTCGTCAGCCTCCAATCCCGGTTCGGCTTCCATTTTTGCGGAGTGGAAGCCCTGGTGGGCGAGCAGGAATCCGACAACTATGCCGAATTCCAATTCCAGGGTGGCGCGGCGGGGCGGAGGCGCAGAATCCTGCGCACGAAACTGATTGCGGATCTGCTTCAGGAAAGGGACTTCCGGGTCAAGCTGCGTGGGGACGCCCTGTCTGCCAGGATGGAAGGCTTCGACCGCGCATCCATGGTACGACGCCTTCGGGCCTTGGGCTACCTGATCATCCACACCCGTCAGCTGGACATGATCATGGCCGACCCGGCCGAGGCGCAGCGACGACGAAAGATGCTCTCGGGACAGCTGGACAAATTTTTTCTTGACTGA
- a CDS encoding NifB/NifX family molybdenum-iron cluster-binding protein, with translation MCIAVAADGPKMESHVEPVLGRADWFVIVEDGKTLIEAIQNPHRDDKEGCGVKVARMLESMGVKAVLSGNCGPKAALACRSSGTSISFSRKDTVSEAVVRYMELEETSRLK, from the coding sequence ATGTGTATCGCTGTTGCTGCTGATGGGCCGAAAATGGAGAGCCATGTGGAACCAGTCCTGGGGCGTGCCGATTGGTTCGTCATCGTGGAGGACGGAAAAACTCTCATTGAAGCCATCCAAAATCCTCATCGAGATGATAAGGAAGGCTGCGGCGTGAAGGTTGCCCGTATGCTGGAGTCCATGGGCGTAAAGGCTGTACTCTCAGGCAATTGTGGCCCCAAAGCGGCTCTTGCCTGCCGTAGTTCAGGAACAAGCATCTCTTTTTCGCGTAAAGACACGGTGAGTGAAGCCGTTGTCCGATACATGGAACTGGAGGAGACCAGCCGGTTGAAATAG
- a CDS encoding TVP38/TMEM64 family protein yields the protein MDRKQARTYLKGSIMLATLVGVGLALRMAGLDEALNERWIDAHIRGQGLAGWALFIGMAGLFTGIGLPRQIISFLAGYAYGFIGGTLAGTIGTALGCALAFCFARFLGRRTVTERFGGKIGKVDKFLRNNPFSMTLIIRFMPVGSNILTNLVAGVSSVGALPFLAGSTIGFIPQTLIFALLGSGFKVDFAWRVTLAVILFGISTWWGFVLYRKKRAGSVINGD from the coding sequence ATGGATCGCAAACAGGCCCGTACCTATCTGAAAGGATCAATCATGCTCGCCACACTGGTGGGCGTGGGTCTTGCCTTGCGCATGGCGGGTCTGGATGAAGCCCTGAACGAACGCTGGATCGACGCCCATATCCGCGGGCAGGGGCTGGCAGGCTGGGCACTGTTCATCGGCATGGCGGGCCTGTTCACGGGCATTGGCCTGCCCCGGCAGATCATCAGCTTCCTTGCGGGATATGCATACGGATTCATAGGTGGAACCCTTGCGGGGACCATCGGCACGGCTCTGGGCTGCGCCCTGGCCTTCTGCTTTGCCCGGTTCTTGGGCCGGCGCACCGTAACCGAGCGCTTCGGCGGCAAGATCGGAAAGGTCGACAAATTCCTGCGGAACAATCCGTTTTCCATGACCCTGATCATCCGTTTCATGCCCGTGGGCAGCAACATCCTGACCAATCTCGTGGCAGGAGTCAGCTCTGTTGGAGCCTTGCCATTCCTGGCCGGATCGACCATCGGCTTCATCCCCCAGACCCTGATCTTCGCCCTGTTGGGCAGTGGCTTCAAGGTCGATTTCGCCTGGCGAGTCACCCTGGCCGTCATCCTGTTCGGCATCTCCACCTGGTGGGGATTTGTGCTCTATCGCAAGAAGCGGGCGGGCAGCGTGATCAACGGGGACTAG